From Acinonyx jubatus isolate Ajub_Pintada_27869175 chromosome E2, VMU_Ajub_asm_v1.0, whole genome shotgun sequence:
ACTTGGCTGCCCACTCTGCCCCAAGGCCTTCCCTTTGCAGCGCATGCTGACACGGCACCTCAAGTGCCACAGCCCTGCACGCCGCCACGTGTGCCGCTGCTGTGGCAAGGGCTTTCATGATGCCTTCGACCTCAAGCGCCACATGAGGACTCACACTGGTGAGGAGtggcagggacagagaagggcagCTGGGTCCCGGGAGGGTCTGGGATGAAATGGAGAGAGGTGCCCAGGATATGGAGTTTCCAGTGTTTGTGTATATGGGGTGGAGACTCAGCCATCAGACTGATCCCAGTCGGGTGGGTGTACGGTGACGCGAGGGTAGAGGCGTGAACAATGAGGGCAGTAGTAGCTACATGGATCTAGATTGAAGGTGCAAGGTAAAGCCTCCTCCTTCGCCCCTGGGGAAGGAATATCCTGATGAGGAGGGTGGGAACACAGGTATCTGGTCCTGTTTGTAGCAGGTGGAGGTAGAAGATGGTGGGATAGACCGAGGAGTCCGGACAACTTGGAGTAGGAATGGGGGAATGCTCATGGAGGTTAAGGTGGGGAGACTTTAGCTTGGAGGCCATTGTCCTGTCtgtcctctccccctctgcccacctGTGCAGGGATCCGGCCATTCCGCTGTGGAGCTTGCGGGAAAGCATTTACTCAGCGCTGCTCACTTGAAGCTCATCTTGCTAAGGTGCACGGGCAGCCAGCCAGCTACGCTTATCGTGAGCGCCGGGAGAAGCTGCATGTGTGTGAGGACTGTGGCTTCACATGCTCGCGGCCTGACACCTATGTGCAGCACCGTGCCCTGCACTGTGTTGAGACTGTGCACCCACACAACACATGAGAGGCAAATAAATGCAGGAAATGCACGCACAGAACACAGTATTTATTACACGTGGGAAAGGATGATTCACTCCGTCCAGCGGTGGCCACAGTGTGGGGCCGTGCACACATAGTACAAGCGCATGGCGTCCTGGCAGAAAGGTTGTCCAGTTAGGAAGGGTACAACATGGAACCTCCATCCAGCAGAGCCTCACCCCAAGATAACAGGCAAAGGGGCTTTCCCCATTGGTAATGGTCCAGCTCAGTACGCCAGGAAGGGCAGGGTTCCCCCAAATGTTGGTATCCCCACCCCCGGTAAGGACCAAGCCTGGGATACCCAGAAAGCCTTCCTCCTGCCACTCACCTCGGCACGGGCACTATGTGACTGGAAGAACACCGCCTCCTTGTGGCCACACCTGAGAGGGCAGTCAGCCACTCAGCCTAccatccccttccctcctcccttcacccGGTGAGGACGAGCCACTCTCCATCCCCAATATGAACGGCGCGCTCACTTTTGGCACGGGTGGTCCTCGGTCCGCGGCAACGTGGGGTCCTGGGACACGTCAGCGATGATCTGGGTCAGTTCGCTGAGGGAACAGAGGGCGAATAATCATGCCCAGACCAGGTCTCTCAAGCCAACAACCCCTTCCCCAGGCTCTGAGTCCTGCCACTCACTCCACTTCGTGCGTGATTTTGTTGACGTAGATGCAGCTGTTGTCGGCTTCCTGCTGGTAATCACAATTCCGGCACTACGAAAGGGCAAGGGTTGCGGGAAAGGGGTTGCGGGAAAGGGCTTACGGGGAGGTCTCGGAAGGGATTGGAAGGGAAGGCTGGGTTTTCCCCAGAGGTCAGGAATGACTACAGCATGGAGTTTCGAAGCTGGTATAATGGGGTATACCGAGAATCACCTCGGGGATGGACAAGACAGTGGGGGTTCACTCGTGGGACAGTCAGGAGGCAAGACCAAAACACGTAAGGGGCGTAAAAAGAGTAAGGGTCATGTGGAGTAAGATGGGGTCACACTGGGAACAGGTGGATCCCTCTGGAAAGACCCCGGCGCTCCGTGGGCTCGTGCTCACCGCGTAGAGCAGAATGCGGTTCTCCTTGTCCTCCTTGGGGTAAAGCATGTTGTtactgtggggagggaggagacagaggtcaGTCCTGGGGCCACTACTTGCCCCCCTTACACACTCGCAGCCCCGGCCTCACCATTCCTGGCAGAATCGAATACCCACGAAACCCGGCTCATAGGTCCCGTCCGGTTCCATAGCTACGCACCGCCCGCCAAGCCTTCCGCGCTTGCTCCACCGCGCGACCAGTCGCGGGAAGGATCAAGCCTAGTTGCTTCGCCAAGAGAGGGGCGGAGCTGCGCACATGCTCTGGCTTCCAGCTGCTTTGTGCTTGTCTCTGTGCTCCGAGGTTCGATTAATAACTTGCTTCAGTTTTTTTATATTCTGCAGTAACTGCTTCCAATTTCTGGGCCTTACTTCCCCAGTTTGTAGAACAGTATGGTACGAGAGCCAGGAATACGATGcttcatgtcatttgcaaagcgCAGACCATAAATGAAGCCACGGCTCTTTGCAGGATGAAGGCCAGTGCACATGCGCGGATGGGGTACCTCCTGCCAGTCCTTCCCCTGGGCTTCACCCTTCTCCCGCCTGGGCCGTTTCCCGGGCTGCTATTGGAAGAACTGCGCACATGGAAGACCTCTCAGGATTGGCTGGGGCTACCCAAGAACAAGGGAGATCCCTCTTCCTGGCGTGGAAAAGAGACGGCGGCGATTGGCGGACCCTGCTTGGGGGAGAGTATGGATTGGCTAGgtcgtgagcagggggaggggctgataTCCCagaagcggcggcggcggctgcggagCCGGTGTGAGGCGACTAACCCGGCTGCGGACCCCGGCAGGAAGCGGCGAGATGGAGGTGACGGGCTTGTCGGCGCCCACAGTGACCGTTTTCATCAGCAGCTCTCTCAACAGCTTCCGCTCTGAGAAGCGGTACAGTCGCAGCCTCACCATAGCTGAGTTCAAGGTGTGGCcgtgggggcggggcccgggggcggggcaAGGAAGAAATGGAGGGGCTTTCCGAACGCGGGGAGGGGCCAGATATAAACAGAGGTTGGACAGATTGGGGACGGGACCCGGCTGGGTGGGCCCAGAGGGAGTCTGAGTATTCAGAAATTGGGGACGATGCCAGGAAAATCAGAGGTTGCATAGGTCATGACCAAAGATAACCAGGTGTGTCCTAAATTGTGTCTTAGAGGAGCAAGGATGGGGTAATGGTTATTGTTACAAGGGGTGGAGCCTCGGGGCTCCCgactggttcagttggtagagcccgcgactcttggtctcgggttcgtgagttcgagccccgtgttaggcttagcgtttacttaaaaaaaaatttttaatttgcaagTACGTACCTTaaaagggggaaggggtggagccccagggcagagggtggggtcGCTGACAGCCTTTCACCGACTGCTCCCTGCGCAGTGTAAACTAGAGCTGGTGGTGGGCAGTCCTGCTTCTTGCATGGAACTGGAGCTGTATGGAGCTGACGACAAGTTCTACAGCAAGCTGGATCAGGAGGATGCACTGCTGGGCTCATACCCCGTAGACGACGGCTGCCGCATCCACGTGAGGCCTccccaccatttatttatttgttgaacaaatactTGCTGTACGTTGCCCTGTGTGATAACCAAGATAGGCCCTACTTTCATGGAGCCCCCAGTCCTgcatggagagagacagagccatcACGGGACAGTGACAGCCAGAGTCGTGTGGGCAAAGCCCAGGGGACTGGGGATGCCCAGCGAGGTGCCTGACTCCTGGAAGTATGAGAAGGGGCTTCTTGAAGGAAGGGACgcctgagctgagacctgaaggatgaggAAAGGTGACTTAGGgtaaggggtgggaggggtatgCCAGGTGGGGGGAACAGTGTACAGAGGTATAGAGTGTGAGGTGGGTCAGGGTGAGTGATGAGACTGGACATGTTGGGAGAAGTTGAGGACCTCTGCATTCATCAACTCACAtcatcctctctcctctccttatTCCTCAGACATCCCAGCATCCCAGGTGGGTtccacctctgggcctttgcaagtggttcttttttatatgGCTTCACATGGCTCACTCCTCCCTTCCAGTCTTTACTTAAATGTCACCCTCCAAGTGTGAGGCCTTCATTGACCTcagtataaaatttaaatctcttctcttttccattttatttgatttttgtctttagctCCTAGCACCCTGTGACATACTGTGCATTTCCTCCAGCACCTGGAATAATGCCTAGTACTGAGAAGATGCCCAGTGAATCATTGTTGAATACTGAGCTGAGTCCATAAAATAAGACTTGGAAGATGGTGTAATtaaccccattttgcagaagacaAAACAGCTTCAGGATGGAATTTACTTTCCTAAGGATGAACTGTAGTTAGAATTTTCACCTCAGTCTGCATGACTCTGCAAGTCAATGTGCTCAGAGAACTGGTCCATAACTCTGTGTTATGCCAGGGGTATAGCTGTGAGCCAAGTCTGAAGAGGCCTCTGTTTTAGTTCTGTACAGTGTGTGAGGTAGATGTTAGCTAAATATTCATAGGAACAAATAAGAAATGTCAGAGACATGAAGGCCATATAGGAAGAGATCACAGAGCTGGGAGAGCCGGTActgggaggacttcctggagagGGTGATGCCTGAGCAGAGTCCTGAAGAATAGGAAGAATTAactgaaaaagggaaaagagtacTCCAGCAAAAGAGCACACCATGTGCAAACACTGAGGTGGAAGGGAGCACAGTTAGGTACAGGCACTGAGGAGTGGCCTCTCCTTTGGCAGGAGGAAGTGAGAGCCAGGGGAGGGCTTTGAGCCAGGAGGGTCCTGGTGTGACCCAGGTGCTCACAGGCTCCCTTTGACTGTGTGTGGGAAGACAGGCAGAGTAGGGAGACCAGGGAGGAGGCTGCTTCCATAGTCCAGGTGGTGTGGTAGGTACCGGATCATAGTGGGAACTGGTCAGGGTAGTGCTGGGCCCACAGGACTGAGACTTTGGGCTGACGCAGGCAGCCTCAGCCTCCAGATGCTAGTGGGTCAGGCATAGGATGGCATAGGGCCATCCTCAAACAGGAGGTTTTCACACATGGGTTCAGGTGTAGACAGGCCTCTAATTTCTGAGGTCATTTAAGAAAGGtttcccaggggctcctgggtggctcagctggttgagcgtccgacttcggctcaggtcacgatctcgcagtttgtgagttcgggccccgagttgggctctgtgctgacagctcggagcctgcagcctgcttagaattctgtgtctccctctctctctgtgcccctcccctgctcatactctgcctctctctgtctctcaaaaataagtaaatgtttaaaaaaaatttttttttaaaaagaaaggtttcCCAGAAGTGGAGCCTCTAGAGAATTTGTTTTACACTATTTTCCTCTTTATGAATATTACCTGTATTTgaaatgcctggctggctcggtcggtagagcatatgattcttgatttcagggttgtaagttcaagccccacattgggcataaagtttacttggaaaaaaattatatgtttaacatatatgtgttgtttaaaataatagtaacctCAAACTTACAAAATCCTTAATACACAAAGTAGAAATTCATAGTGATCCTGACCAGAGATAAGGGCCATTTCTATTTTGCTATGTTAGGTCAATGGCTCAGGCCAAACTACCTTAGAGTCTTTGCTGACCCCTCTCTTTACCTCACACCCACATCCCATCCAACGGCAAATCCTGTGGACTCCACCTACAAAATCTGTCTAGAGTCTACACTTGTCTCCCCCACaacccctgccctggcccagccTCCATCCTCCCTCTCCTGGACACCACAGCAGCCTGTCCCTGGCCCCCCTCAGTCTGCTGCCCACCTGCAGCCAGAGGGAGCCTGTGATGCCCTGAATCAGGTCGGGCCCTCCTGGCCCAGGGCCTCCCCTGGGTAAAATGCCCCATGGCTTTTTCTCATTACTCAAAGCCAGATGCCCCTAGCTTTTACTTATTCTGGGTAAAAGCCAAAGTCTGTAGTGATCTGTTGTGTCTCCACTGTTCCCTGTCTGTCTCCGCTTCAGCCACGATGGCTTCCATGCTATTCCTGAAAAGGGTTAAGGACATTTCTGCACCCGAGACTTGGTGCCATATGTTCCTTCTTAGCCTTTAGGCCTTGGCTCAGACATCGCCTCCTTtcagaagccttctctgaccaccctcTCATGCTCCTTAAACCTCTTTGTGGTATTTATCTACATAGGACCTTGTCGTCATCTGGTGTAATGCATGCACATGTTTGTTTATGGTTGGTGTCCCAGCAGAATGAGcactccttgagggcaagggtTTATCTGTTTTTGCACTGTGTCCCtagcacccagcacagagcccagctgggTGCTGTGGAAGAGCTTAGCAagcaatgagtgaatgaatattgGGGGTGGTACAGGAAGAGATGCTTCAGAGTCTGGAGGTTGGGGCCAGCTTAGGAGGGtcccagaggcccagagaggacagATGTGCTGCCTAAAAGTCCTGTGAGGAAGACCTGAGCTCTGCCCTTCAGTTCCAGTGACTTAGAGATCATCACTGATGGTGGCGGCACCATGTGGGGATTGTCTGGGGGAAGATCCAGCCTctaaggaggggtgggggtgaagaaCGGGAGATGGCCAGTGTGGACACTTGTTCTCATCCCTTCTGCTAGGctcaggagaggggagaaggtcTGGGTAAAGGTGAGGGTAAAGGAGTAAAGGAATGTGGTTTTTCCAAGACAGAGAGACTTAAATCTAGGGAATACTCCAATGtacagccccctgcccccagcatccCAAGCCTCCCAGTCCAGACCTTATCCCCACtgacctccctcccctcactaTAGGTCATTGACCACAGTGGTGCCCGCCTTGGGGAGTATGAGGATGTGTCCAAGGTGGAGAAATACCAGATCTCACAAGAAGCCTATGACCAGAGGCAAGGTACAGGCACATAACGATGGATGAGGGCATATGGGGGCcagagggagtgtgtgtgggtgggCAGAGGTTGGGGGGCAGACAGGGACACTGGGAGGAGGTCGGTGGTGTGATCAGTGCAGGCACACAGACCTGGGCGAGTAGAGGGCATGGATAAGGTTGGTGTGTGGACAGATGGGGTTTGGGGAACAGCTGTAGGGGCACAAGTGTGGGGTATGAATAGGTGCTGGGAGATGTGAGGGAATGTAGGCAGGCAGACGGCCTGAGAGGGAAGTCTGGGAGGGAGGGTTAATGTGGGGGGAGGTAGTGAGTTATCACATGGGGGCATGAGCAGAACAGATCAGAATGTGTAGACACTGGTAAGAATGGTAAGACAAGGAGAGGCTGGGCAGAGGGAATGTAATACTGAAGGGACATGGGAAGAAGGGGTGATACCATGACTGGAAGCAGGCATCTTCCTTTTAGGTTCTGGATTATGGGGAGGCCCCAGGGGTTCTGGGGAGAAGCCAGGGCTATAGTGGGAGATTTGGGGGGCTTGGGCAGTAGCCCTCCAACACTCAGAGCAGAAGAGTTTCTCTCTGAATGTTGGTTCTGTGTGGGTGGAAGGTTATCTCATCAGGCCAGGGGCCACACCAGGAAAACCATGTCTaaccctgtcccccaccccactctcagACTCCGTCCGCTCCTTCCTGAAGCGCAGCAAGCTAGGCCGATACAATGAAGAGGAGCGGGCACAGCAAGAGGCCGAGGCCACCCAGCGCCTGAACGAGGAGAAGACCCAGGCCAGTGCCATCTCTGTGGGCAGCCGCTGTGAAGTGCGGGCACCTGGGCAGCCCCCTCGCCGGGGCACCGTCATGTATGTAGGTACGTGGCCCACTGAGGCCTTCTGCCCTGCCCTGGGATGGACAGTGCTTGGGGACCCAGCCCTCGAGGAGATCCCAGTGCAGTGGGGGAGACTGACCCAGCAATGACAGTGACAGCCCAGAGTGTTCATGGCAGGGAAGTGGGAAGCAGAGGCAGAACAATGTGAGTTGTGATGGcggaggcagaggccagagggaTTAGTTCTGAGGTGAAAGCACAGGGCACAGTGTCGGGGCTGAGATGGGGAAGGCACAGGCCAAAGTGATGAGGGTAGGGATGTGGGAAGCTTGGGGTGGCTGTGTGAGCTGAGAGGCAGTACCAGAACCTTCCTCGAGAGTGATCCAGCAGGCTTCCTAGGGGAAGGATTGTCTGAAGGAAAGGGTGAAAGGGGGAAGAGTGTTCCAGCCAGAGGGCATAGTGAGTGCAAAGGGCATGAGCAAGAATAGGCTGGGCCTGTCTGAGGCAGCATGGCTAGTGGGGAGGAAATGAGATGAGACGTAATAAGTGAGGTCTGGACATGGGCAAGGCTGGACCGTGCAGGGCCTTGAAGACAGTGGAGAgcagtgtggggttttttttttttagaacagctttattgagatacaattcatataccataaaactTATCCCCTTAAAGTACACAATTCATTGGTTTTAAGTGTGTTCACAGAATtgttcaccccccccccccactcccgcccaGTCCTAGGCAGATCTTGTCTCTATAGATCTGCCTATTttggatgtttcatataaatggaatcatataatatgtgtaatccatgtaaatggaatcatgtaaacCATGTAATACAtggtcttttatgactggcttgtttcacttagcataatgttctcaaaattcatctgtgttgtagtgTGTATCAatgtttcacttctttttataGTCAGATACTACCACATTGATTGGCTATACCACATCTTACATACTTGTTCTTCAGTGGATGGATGTTTGGGTCCTTTCCACTTTTTGTCTATTATGAAAAATACTGCTGTGGACTTTCttatataagtttttgtgtggacacatattttcatgtttctacacaaaggagtggaattgttggtcccatggtaactctgtttaaccttttgaggaactaccacattgttttccacagcagctacaccatgtgtgttcccaccagcagtgtgtgagggcTCCAGTTTCtcaaatcctcaccaacacttattgtttgtctttttaattatagccattttaGTGGCTATGACATGGGACAGCATTATGggcttaatttgcatttctttgatggcTAATGATAttaaccatatttattttattttaagaaccgtccagatcctttgcccattttttaattgggttgtttgtttttagttttttttaataatatttatttatttttgagagagagagggagagagagaatgtgagtgagggaggaacagagagacagggagacacagaatccaaagcaggttccagcctctgagctgccagcacagagcccaacgcgaggctcaaactcgtgaaccctgagttcatgacctgagccaaaatcagacgcttaacctactgagccacccaggcgccccaaggattgtttagtttttgttgttaagttgtgtattagttttctgggGCTGCCATCACAAAGTAACCACAcaccgggtggcttaaacaacaaaaatttatgtctctcatttctggaggctgaagtcccAATATCAAGGcgttggcaggtttggtttcttccgaggcctctctgcttggcttgcagatggctgacTTCTTGCCGTGGCTTCACAtagtcttctctctgtgtgtgggcacatccctggtgtctctttgtGTGTCCAAATGTTTCCTCCTCTTACAAAGACACCAGTCAGATCAGATTCACTTAATCTTAACTAACTTAATCACCTTTTAAAAGACccagtctccaaatacagtcacaatcTGAGGTACTGAAGGTTAGGGTGCCAACAGTGAATTTTggcac
This genomic window contains:
- the OVOL3 gene encoding putative transcription factor ovo-like protein 3; this translates as MPRVFLVRSRRPQPSNWGHLPDQLRGDAYVPDCSNQRGPSAHQSSGLGDSWAAPMQGSLASTPRGPGTLGCPLCPKAFPLQRMLTRHLKCHSPARRHVCRCCGKGFHDAFDLKRHMRTHTGIRPFRCGACGKAFTQRCSLEAHLAKVHGQPASYAYRERREKLHVCEDCGFTCSRPDTYVQHRALHCVETVHPHNT
- the POLR2I gene encoding DNA-directed RNA polymerase II subunit RPB9 isoform X2; translation: MLYPKEDKENRILLYACRNCDYQQEADNSCIYVNKITHEVDELTQIIADVSQDPTLPRTEDHPCQKCGHKEAVFFQSHSARAEDAMRLYYVCTAPHCGHRWTE
- the POLR2I gene encoding DNA-directed RNA polymerase II subunit RPB9 isoform X1, whose translation is MEPDGTYEPGFVGIRFCQECNNMLYPKEDKENRILLYACRNCDYQQEADNSCIYVNKITHEVDELTQIIADVSQDPTLPRTEDHPCQKCGHKEAVFFQSHSARAEDAMRLYYVCTAPHCGHRWTE
- the TBCB gene encoding tubulin-folding cofactor B isoform X1, with protein sequence MEVTGLSAPTVTVFISSSLNSFRSEKRYSRSLTIAEFKCKLELVVGSPASCMELELYGADDKFYSKLDQEDALLGSYPVDDGCRIHVIDHSGARLGEYEDVSKVEKYQISQEAYDQRQDSVRSFLKRSKLGRYNEEERAQQEAEATQRLNEEKTQASAISVGSRCEVRAPGQPPRRGTVMYVGLTDFKRGYWIGVRYDEPLGKNDGSVNGKRYFECQAKYGAFVKPSVVTVGDFPEEDYGLDEM
- the TBCB gene encoding tubulin-folding cofactor B isoform X2, producing the protein MTKDNQCKLELVVGSPASCMELELYGADDKFYSKLDQEDALLGSYPVDDGCRIHVIDHSGARLGEYEDVSKVEKYQISQEAYDQRQDSVRSFLKRSKLGRYNEEERAQQEAEATQRLNEEKTQASAISVGSRCEVRAPGQPPRRGTVMYVGLTDFKRGYWIGVRYDEPLGKNDGSVNGKRYFECQAKYGAFVKPSVVTVGDFPEEDYGLDEM